The following are encoded together in the Balaenoptera acutorostrata chromosome 9, mBalAcu1.1, whole genome shotgun sequence genome:
- the PGM2L1 gene encoding glucose 1,6-bisphosphate synthase, with the protein MAENAEGDLNSNLLHAPYHTGDPQLDTAIGQWLRWDKNPKTKEQIENLLRNGMNKELRDRLCCRMTFGTAGLRSAMGAGFCYINDLTVIQSTQGMYKYLERCFSDFKQRGFVVGYDTRGQVTSSCSSQRLAKLTAAVLLAKDVPVYLFSRYVPTPFVPYAVQELKAVAGVMITASHNRKEDNGYKVYWENGAQITSPHDKEILKCIEECVEPWNGSWNDNLVDTSPLKRDPLQDICRRYMKDLKNICFHRELNSKTTLKFVHTSFHGVGHDYVQLAFQVFGFKPPIPVPEQKDPDPDFSTVKCPNPEEGESVLELSLRLAEKENARIVLATDPDADRLAVAELQENGDWKVFTGNELAALFGWWMFDCWKKNKSRNADVKNIYMLATTVSSKILKAIALKEGFHFEETLPGFKWIGSRIKDLLENRKEVLFAFEESIGFLCGTSVLDKDGVSAAVVVAEMASYLETMNITLKQQLINVYEKYGYHISKTSYFLCYDPTTIKSIFERLRNFDSPKEYPKFCGTFAILHIRDVTTGYDSSQPNKKSVLPVSKNSQMITFTFQNGCVATLRTSGTEPKIKYYAEMCASPDQSDTALLEEELKKLIEALIENFLEPSKNGLTWRSV; encoded by the exons AATCCCAAAACAAAAGAGCAAATTGAAAATCTGTTAAGGAATGGGATGAACAAGGAGCTGCGAGATAGACTTTGTTGCCGAATGACTTTTGGGACTGCAGGACTTCGTTCTGCTATGGGGGCAGGATTTTGCTATATTAATGATCTTACAGTAATACAATCAACACAG GGGATGTACAAATACCTTGAGAGATGTTTCTCAGACTTCAAGCAAAGAGGTTTTGTCGTTGGGTACGACACCCGGGGTCAAGTAACTAGCAGCTGCAGCAGCCAGAG gcTTGCTAAACTCACTGCTGCAGTCTTACTGGCCAAAGATGTTCCTGTGTACCTTTTTTCAAGATATGTTCCTACGCCTTTTGTA CCATATGCAGTCCAGGAGCTCAAAGCAGTTGCAGGTGTGATGATTACTGCATCTCACAACCGCAAAGAAGACAATGGATACAAG GTTTATTGGGAAAATGGTGCTCAGATCACATCTCCTCATGATAAAGAAATTCTGAAATGTATAGAAGAATGTGTGGAACCCTGGAATGGTTCCTGGAATGATAATTTAGTGGATACCAGCCCACTGAAGAGAGATCCTCTGCAGGACATTTGTAGGAGATACATGAAAGATCTGAAAAATATCTGTTTTCACAG GGAATTAAACTCAAAGACCACCTTGAAATTTGTACATACATCTTTTCATGGAGTCGGACATGACTATGTGCAGTTGGCTTTTCAAGTATTTGGTTTTAAGCCTCCAATTCCAGTACCAGAACAAAAAGATCCTGATCCAGACTTTTCTACTGTTAAATGCCCAAATCCTGAAGAAGGAGAATCTGTGctg GAACTTTCTTTGAGGctggcagagaaagaaaatgccCGGATAGTGCTAGCCACAGATCCTGATGCAGACCGACTGGCAGTGGCAGAACTTCAGGAGAA TGGTGATTGGAAAGTTTTCACAGGGAATGAGTTGGCAGCTTTGTTTGGGTGGTGGATGTTTGAttgctggaagaaaaataaatcaagaaatgcTGATGTGAAGAACATTTATATGTTAGCCACCACAGTCTCTTCCAAAATTTTGAAGGCAATTGCACTAAAAGAAGGATTTCACTTTGAA GAAACGTTACCAGGTTTTAAATGGATTGGAAGTAGGATAAAAGACCTCctggaaaataggaaagaagtTCTTTTTGCATTTGAAGAGTCTATTG GTTTTCTGTGTGGAACTTCAGTTTTGGATAAGGATGGGGTGAGTGCAGCCGTTGTTGTTGCTGAGATGGCATCTTACCTGGAAACCATGAATATAACATTGAAACAACAACTGATAAACGTTTATGAAAA ATATGGTTATCATATTTCAAAAACTTCGTATTTCTTGTGTTATGATCCAACTACCATCAAAAGTATATTTGAAAGGCTTCGCAATTTTGATTCTCCAAAAGAATACCCAAAGTTTTGTGGAACATTTGCTATATTGCATATACGAGATGTTACCACTGGATATGATAGCAGCCAGCCTAATAAGAAATCA GTGCTGCCTGTGAGTAAAAACAGCCAAATGATtacatttacttttcaaaatggcTGTGTTGCTACTCTTCGGACAAGTGGGACAGAACCAAAGATAAAGTATTATGCAGAGATGTGTGCGTCACCTGACCAGAG TGACACTGCCTTACTAGAAGAGGAATTGAAGAAACTCATTGAAGCTTTGATTGAGAATTTTCTTGAGCCCAGTAAAAATGGACTGACCTGGCGTTCTGTGTAG
- the LOC103018819 gene encoding LOW QUALITY PROTEIN: short/branched chain specific acyl-CoA dehydrogenase, mitochondrial-like (The sequence of the model RefSeq protein was modified relative to this genomic sequence to represent the inferred CDS: inserted 3 bases in 2 codons), producing MVRLLRCGALLRRNFSICLSSWKNPPHVLKSSQSEAGLKTTNKGLPYAPLQTFTDEEMMIKSTVKKSAQEQIAPLVSKMDENSKMEKSVIRGLFQQGLMGIEIDTQHEGTGASFFPSVLVIEEXAKVDASVALVCDIQNTVINRLIGKYGXQKAIYLPKLATEQMGSFCLSEAGAGSNSFALKTKADKKGNYYVINGSKMWISNAKDAGLFMVMANVDLTLGYKGITCFLVDRDTEGLHIGKPENKMGIRASSTCPLTFENVKVPEANILGQIGHGHKYAIGGLNESRIGIAAQMLGLAQGCFDYTIPYIKEREQCGKTIFDFQGLQHQVAHMATQLEAARLLTYNAARLLEAGRPFIKESSMAKYYASEIAGLITGKCIEWMGGVGYTKNYPVEKYFRDVKIGTIYEGTSNIQLNTIAKRIDSEY from the exons ATGGTTCGGCTGCTGCGCTGCGGCGCGTTGCTAAGAAGAAACTTCTCAATTTGCCTGTCTTCCTGGAAGAATCCTCCTCATGTCCTAAAATCTTCCCAGTCAGAGGCTGGACTCAAAACAACAAATAAGGGCCTACCCTATGCCCCTCTGCaaacatttacagatgaggagatgatGATAAAGAGCACAGTTAAAAAATCTGCCCAGGAACAAATTGCTCCTTTGGTTTCAAAAATGGATGAAaattcaaaaatggaaaaatcagtaATACGAGGATTATTTCAACAAGGGTTGATGGGTATTGAAATTGACACACAACATGAAGGAACAGGAgcttcattttttccctctgtcCTAGTGATAGAGG TAGCCAAAGTTGATGCATCTGTGGCTCTGGTATGTGACATCCAGAACACAGTAATTAACAGGCTAATTGGAAAATACGG ACAGAAGGCTATCTATTTGCCCAAGCTAGCTACGGAACAAATGGGAAGTTTCTGCCTTTCAGAGGCTGGAGCAGGTAGCAATTCATTTGCTTTGAAGACCAAAGCtgataaaaagggaaattattaTGTCATCAACGGGTCAAAGATGTGGATTAGCAACGCCAAGGATGCCGGGCTCTTCATGGTGATGGCAAATGTAGACCTTACTCTTGGGTATAAAGGAATTACCTGCTTCTTGGTAGATCGTGATACTGAGGGCCTTCATATAGGGAAACCAGAGAACAAAATGGGAATCAGAGCTTCTTCTACCTGCCcattaacatttgaaaatgtcAAGGTTCCAGAAGCCAATATCCTGGGACAAATTGGACATGGCCATAAGTACGCCATCGGGGGTCTTAATGAAAGTAGAATAGGAATTGCTGCACAGATGCTGGGACTGGCTCAAGGATGTTTTGACTACACTATTCCATATATTAAAGAAAGGGAACAATGTGGCAAAACAATATTTGATTTTCAAGGGCTCCAACACCAAGTGGCTCACATGGCCACCCAGCTAGAAGCTGCAAGATTACTCACATACAACGCTGCAAGGCTTTTAGAAGCTGGAAGGCCATTCATTAAAGAATCATCTATGGCCAAGTACTATGCATCAGAGATTGCGGGCCTAATAACTGGCAAATGTATCGAGTGGATGGGAGGAGTAGGCTACACCAAAAATTACCCTGTGGAAAAATACTTCCGAGATGTGAAGATTGGTACAATATATGAAGGAACTTCAAATATCCAGTTGAACACCATTGCAAAGCGCATAGATTCAGAATACTGA